The genomic stretch ACTTCCAGCAACTGGCTAATTTCTTCATATCAGCTGGCATGTCTGGTGATCGGCATTCCCTTGAAGAGCTTTGTCACCCTTCAGTCTTCTGCCCACAGGCCTTAGTCTTGTTTCCAAATGATGCTTCAGTGAGGATTTAAGGTCCATGACCTCTAGGGTTAGTGTTGTCCACTCAGGCAGCAAGATCCTGACAAACTGTAGTGATGTGTGAGCACACATCATGGGGTGAGTACCAGTATTTCGAAGGTTTTAAGAAGATATTTGGATTTTTGCTGCTAATCAAGAAGAGCTTTGCTGTCTGGTTTACATTTAAGGCCTAGTTCGCTCATCATTctcagaaaaaaacttttttttctgggtTAGGAAACTTCATCGTGAGACTTGAGATATACTGGTTTGGAAAATTTCCTCAATTTCTCCTGGCTTCGAAGTCCCCGGCCTCGTAGTGGGGTAAGGCCCATAGGAGGTAGATGaatctgaataataataataataataataaaatattaagaattataACCATTGCAGCAGCTTATATTCACTGAAGATTTACTAAGTACCATGCTCTCTGCTAAGTGCTAACTCTATACTGACTCATTATTCCTTATAGTCCTTATACACATTAATCCTCAATATAATCTCATAGAGAATTATTATTCTAatattcacagatgagaaaatggaggttcaggttaaataacttgcccatgtACTTTAAGTAAAGAAAATGTACGTACATGAGTatagaaaaaaagactaaaaggatATATTACCAAACTGTTAGGCTGAGCCAATACAATATAAAATTGCTGTTTTTGTAGGTCAAGAGTagaatattggcaatttcatatggtccCACTCAACAGTTATAGTGGTCACTTCCACAGGGTGAGAATTTTTGACAATTTTCACTTTCTACCTTATTAATTcctttaatatttgaattttattctttcattaacAATAAACCTGTGTTTtacaataaggaaaataaaaatatttccataaaaaagGTGAAAGTCAGAAGAGAAAGCTATGTAAATGTGAGCTGGCTTTCCCTTCCATATAAGGGAAAGTTGTTCAAGTAGGAGAAATCAGGCGTTCAATTGACATTTTAGTCTGTTGTGATGGGCTGGTGGCCACGCGAGGGTAGCTTATTTCCAACATGCCTGCTACAGTAGCTCTAGACTTCTCAGCAAACACTGGCCCTCTTGGTACACATTCTTGGAAATAACTGGGTTGACAAGGATAAGTACACACCACATGTTACCTGGAGTCACACTTACTGGCCTTGGATAAGGAATCTGGTAATGCAGTCCAATTTCAATCCTGGCTGTGCACTCATCTATACACTGTTTAATCAGGTCTGTGTCTGTGAGctattaaaagggaaaaataggtGAGACTGTTAGCATCTTTCCAATGCTACATAAAGTATAGGTAcacattttcttaaacttttttcaGTTCATTAGCCACTAAATTAAATATTGgtaatttgaaaaatcaaaagcaaTTTAGTATAAAATTTCCTGtggatttaacttttaaaaattattgaggtagATAATACAAGCACAtggtaaaaataattcaaataatacaaATGGATATAATGTAAAACAAAGtctccctcttcttcctgtcTCCCAGTTCCCCTTCTCAGAGACAACAATTATCAGAAGTTTCTTGTTTGTTCTTCCAGGGATATTCTATGCATATATAAGTATACCTCTATAAACTTAGcattttttcttacaaaaatgaAAGTTCTGAACCTTGCCTTTTCACTAACAACTTGAAGCTCCTTCTATATTTACACATACAGAGCTGCCCCATTCTTTTTAGCAGCTGCACAAAATTCCAACATAAGGCTGTATTATAATTTAACCAATcttctactgatggacatttaggttatttccaatctTTTGCCATTATAAACAGTGGAtccttctaaaaatttttttggctcacatgcaaatatatttgaaagatCATTTCCTAGAGAGAGAACTGCTAGGTTAAAGGGTTCATGCTTTTTTAATTCTCACAGATATTCCCTGTAGATTCAAATTACCCTCTAagaggctgtaccaatttacattcctaagAACAATCTATAAATTATATTCCCACCGACAATGAACAACAGTGCTTCTTCATACCCTCCCCTTGTTGATCAAGTTACTTTCAAGTAACCCAATTATCAGCAAGTGCTGTCTAGAAACCCCGAGTAAGATATTGGAGAATGATCCACCTTCTATTTTGAACTGTAAACTGTCTTGCTCATTAGCgaggaaaagaaatgacatttgaaATTTCAAAACAGTTAAATTGTGGTAGTCCAACTTCAAGTAAAGGAATGAAAAGTTCATTCTGAAAAGCAGAAAGCCAGGGAGAAACCATTTCACTCCGAGGATGGAAAATGAGTCAACACATGCCTCTGCTAAGAGTTTGTAAGTGGGCCtcaaggcagagctgggattgcaTCAGCCCCAGATGACACCCACAGTGAAGTTGGGGCCATTGTGGCTTGGAAATTCCAAGGGCATTCTGTCCTATGGTACCTCTTGGAGTAAAGTTCCAGAAACTGCAACACATAGAAAGAACCACAGCTGAGTCCCTTGGGACAGAGGCTCAGCTTTCTGACCTCTGTATTTCTCAGAAGCTATTGCTCTGATGTCCACCTTGGGAGTAGATTTCCATGTTCTCATTTGCTCATTAGGATTTAGACCAATTAATGAGATACCTTTGGGTTATTATTAAGCACTTATAGCAAGTGAGGTTACAGGAGACTACTTATGTCTACATGAGGGATTAGGAAGAAAGAAGCCCCTAATAAAGATGTGGTTAAGGGGGCTGAGGGCTCCTGGGGCTCCAGCTGTCCATTTGAACAAGTTGGGTTAGTGTTCTCCAAATCAGTCATTCAGAGGCTGCCTGCACGATTCTGCCATATCCACAACTACCTATACTAAcattaaactttttctttaaatggacTCTCTAAGCACAGTACTTGCAAAATTATCTGatactgttttctttctaatACATGGTAAAAcaagtatgtattttattttattttttataaatttatttatttatttttggctgtgttgggtctccccgttgctgcacgtgggctttctctagttgcggcgagcaggggctactcttcgttgaggcatgcaggcttctcattgcgggggcttctcttgttgcggcgcacaggctctaggcatgcgggcttcaccACTGGCAAATACACCTCCCTCTGGCTCACACCACATTGGGCCAATTCAAGCAGAGGCAAATGAAGGATTATTATTGCCTTAACTGAAAACCCAAAGGGTCTTGGGCAGTAGTTAGGTGAGTGAACCTGCAAAGGTTTACTGGGCACATACTACTATGATATCCCCAGCACCAGACTAGACACTGTGAGGCCGTGGTCCCTGCCTTCAACTATCAAGGATATTACCTTGGCAGAACAACTCTGACACAATGGTATATAATCAACAAGGGCAATGACTGCTACAGACTGCTATATAGATTCCTATATAGCAGAGTAGGTGGCCATCATGGGGTTGGGTGAGGGCAGAGAACTggaggaagacttcctggagaagATCAGCTGAATCAAAGTATTTGTAAATGCTCATTAATTTAGTGACAACCACAAGGCAGGGCCCACGAGATATACTAGAAAAGGATAAGAAACTGTCTATGTGCTCAAGGAACTGACAATCTAGTTAAGGAGACCATACCAacataaatgaaacaaacaagaaaaaaaaaaagagaatatcacCAACTAATTAGGGGTAGGTATAGCTCAGTGGTCTGCAAATTTTTGATCATCTACttctttcaataaaaaatttctgagccctgagaattccctggtggtccagtggttaggacttggcactttcactgccgtggctgggttcaatccctggtcagggaactaagatcccacgtgccacacagtgtggccaaaaaaaaaaaaaaaaaaattctgagccccatatgtgtatttataagtttattaaagatattaataattccattataaatatatataaaatagacatttttaaaagagcaataaaaataaatagaaacagcACTTACAATATTTTACTTCTGTTCCTCAAAGGACTATTTCAGGACCTTGGGGGGTACATACACTCTGATGTGGTATGCATGGTCTATGGTAAGAGCAGAAAAGGTTCACAAGCAGGTTGGTATTAAAAGCAGggagactgggcttccctggtggcgcagtggttgagaatctgcctgccaatgcaggggacacgggttcgagccctgtgtgggaaggtcccacatgccgcggagcaactgggcccgtgagccacaattactgagcctgtgtgtctggagcctgtgctccgtgacaacagaggccgcgatagtgagaggcccgcgcaccgcgacgaagagtggcccccgcttgccgcaactagagaaagcccttgcacagaaacgaagacccaacacagccaaaaatataaataaattaattaattaaaaaaaaatagcagccaTTGCTGCCTgtcacttgggggaaaaaaaaaaaaagcagggagaCTTCGGGAATTATGAGAAGGGAAGGATATTGTAGATTGAGACGGTTTCTTGTGTAGCACTACCCCAAttgtaattttacatttctttctatCTAACTCTGAAACATCTTTCAGGGACCCTGTCTCGGTTTTGCTCAGTTATATCCCTGATGTCTAGTCTGGTGTTTGGAACATGGTAGACACTCAGctacttgttgaatgaaagaatgagagcAATGGGTCACAAAATAGTGGCAGAAGCTATGACAGAAATGGGAAAGCTGGGAAGGGGAGGTGTTCTTGTGGAAAGATGAGTTCTGCTTTAGGCTATTATGCTTGTGGTGAGTTCCTGCAGGTGGCTGATGACAGGTCAAGATATGGGATCTGGAACCAtggtctctgggcctcagtgcaGAGGGCTGACCTCAGAGGACGCTTACAGCTGGTAGGCGTGTGTGTGAAGAAGACAGGGCAGAAAAGGAGACTGAGATGGGGCCAGAGAGGGAAAAGTAAAGAGAGTAAATTGTCAGGAAGTTTCACGAAGTGAACAGTGACAGTGCTGAATCCATGAGATCAatgagaaaaaggcaagaaaagtcAGGAGCTGAAAGCTTCCTTCCATGCTTAGGGCCAGGCCGTCTTCCTAAGGAGCGGACAGCTAGATGCTTTATGGTTTGTCAAATCAAGCCTCTTGGAATGGTTTTTGGCTCCCTGGTGTCTGGGTTCAACTAGCAAATGGAGGCACTGTTTTACCCAATTCTGAGGTCCCAAAGGGCAAAGTCTCTCTGCTAGCCAAAGAGGCTTGAGTTCAAAGCTAAGTTATGAAGGGAACCCTGTCTTAATCCTATTCTCTTCCCTCTGAATGGGTTTATACTTGGAGGCTCTGAATAGCTTATGAAtcggaaaaaaaaacaaatttaactgCACACCTCCTGTGGGAGTGGCTGACAACAGGCACAGTGTGTGAGGAACCTATCCTACTCTGAAAATTCTCATTGGCCTGACTCAGGTCACCTGGCTCATGGGGTCTTCTGAAGATGCTGAGCCACTTACCCGCTGGACTGAGACCTGAAAAGACTGGAGAGAGAAGCCCGGGCTGGGCTCTGCTTTTCAGTGGTTGGGCAAGCCAGCTAGGTTGTGCCTCTGGCCCCTTCCTGCTCCACACTCTGTCACTCTGACTTGTGCTGCTCAGTCCTCTCAACTttagaacagaaaagaaatgaacaagcaCCACAAGAAATTGCTCTCCTCCTTGCAATCTCCAGCTAGAACCTacttacatttctgtttttctgaaacaGTGTTCTGGCTTCATTTAATATGTACTGTTTTTCTTTAATGGTGTCTTCCATCTGCCCTGATGCAGCCTGCCATTTCCTCGCAAGCCTGAAAATTCTGCGGTAGAGGCCAAGAACTTCTTGTCGTGTTGCCGTTGTCATCTTCCGACCCAccaaaatagaagaggaaaaatttacataaaaattcaaTTTGACAGTAGGCAGGGAAGCagctgtacatttttaaaaatcaagctctTTAATTAGTCTAGAAATAACTGCTCTTTCTGAACAGATCTGTTTGCTAGCATTGCCAGGACGGTGTTATATGAATACCAGCAGTCTCTTAGATGGCCTTGTACATCATCCCATGGTTGAAGGTTGCTCAACCTTGCTGTTTGCCATGATGGCCATTTTTATGAACATGACAAAACCAAAATGCACATTTAGTGTTCTTTAAACCAGTATATTCTTTGCCAGAATATCTTAGGAATGATGCTTTTAGTGTGTATTCTGGTAAAATTACATCACTAACCTGAGTGCACAGGAGAAGCCACATTTTGAATAACTGAATTTTCTAGTTAAGTGTGAACTTGAGTTTAATGCAGGGATTGCAAACTCAAGTGCCTCTGGAGCCTGGCAGGTAACAAAATGAGGGAAACCGGCTGGGTGGGGACAGTGGCCAACTAGAGAGGATGTCCCCCCTTGAAAGAGGACAGTTGCTACTCTGCCCCAGCCAGCTGCTGTCATGTAGAATTGAGGGCCTAAGGGTGCCAGATTTCCTGATAGCTTAACAATAGGTGGCAGtcgagatttttaaaatatgaaacttcAAAAAAGACAGTAATTCCTTATTTTTGAAAATGCGAGTACCAAACATAAAATGAATCTGCAGGCTCAATTCCACCCAGAGTTTGTCAGCTTGCAAACTGTTTTTTAGTTCATCATAACCttgttgaaaatatttctcaaaattgTTGGTCTACTTCCTTGTCCACCTAAGAACTGTATAATAAGTACAACAGAAAATCTCTCTGATGACTGAAGATCTTGTGGCCCCtccgggatttgactgcaggacttcaacaggactgggggaaacagagactccactcttggagggcacacacaatgTAGTGTCAGCATCAGGACCTGGGGAAAGGAGCAGTGGCCCagtaggagactgaaccagacctacctgcttgtgttggagggtctcctgcagaggtggggggcagctgtggctcaccctaAGGACAAGaacactagcagcagaagttctgggaagtactccttggtgttagccctcccagagtccaccactagccccaccaaagagcctgtaggctccagtgctgggtctcctcaggccaaacaaccaacagggagggaactcagccccacccatcagcagacaagcggattaaagttttactgagctctgcccaccagagcaacacccagctatACCCACCactagtccctcccatcaggaagcttgcacaagcctcttagcctcatccaccagagggcagacagcagaagcaagaagatctgcaatcctgcagcctgtgggatgtAAATCACATTcgcagaaagacagacaaaatgaaaaggcagaggactatgtaccagatgaaggaacaagataaaaacccagagaaacaactaaatgaagtggagataggcaaccttccagaaaaagaattcagaataatgatagtgaagatgatccagaacctcagaaacagaatggaggcaaagatcaagaagatgcaggaaatgtttaacaaagacctagaagaattaaagaacaaacaaacagagatgaacattacaataactgaaatgaaaaatacactagaaggaatcaacagcagaacaactgaggcagaagaacggataagtgacctggaagacagaatggtggaattcactgccacagaacagaataaagaaaaaagaattaaaagaaatgaagacagcataagagacctctgggacaacattaaacacactaacattagcattatagaggtcccagaaggaaaagagagagggaaaggacctgaggaaatatttgaagagattatagttgaaaacttccctaacataaggaaaggaaatagccacccaagtccaggaagtgcagagagtcccaggcaggataaacccaaggagaaacatgccgagacacatagtaatcatactgacaaaaattaaagacaaagaagaattattaaaagcaacaagggaaaatgccaaataacatacaagggaactcccataaggttaacagctgattactcagcagaaactctacaagccagaagggagtggcacgatatatttaaagtgatgaaagggaagaacatacaaccaagattactttacccagcaaagatctcattcagattcaatagagaaatcaaaagctttgcagacaagcgaaagctaagagaattcagcaccaccaaacctgctctacaacaaatgctaaaggaacttctctaagtgggaaacacaagggaagaaaaggacctacaaaaagaaacctaaaacaattaagaaagtggtaataggaacatacacatcgataattaccttacatgtgaatggattaaatgctccaacaaaaagacacaggctcactgaatggatacaaaaagaagacccatatgtatgctgtctacaagtgaaccacttcagacctagggacacatacagactgaaagtgaggggatggaaaaagatattccatgcaaatggaactcaaaagaaagctggagtagctatactcatatcagataaaatagactttaaaataaagaatcttacaagagacaaggaaggacactacataatgatcaaggggtcaatccaagacgaagatataacaattatagatatatacgcacccaacataggagcacctcaatacataaggtgaatgctaacagccataaaagaggaaatcgacagtaacacaatagtgggggactttaacacctcacttccaatggacagatcatccagacagaaaattaataaggaaacacaagctttaaatgacacaatagaccagatagatttaattgatatttataggacattccatccaaaaacaggagattacactttcttctcaagtgcacacggaacattctccagg from Balaenoptera acutorostrata chromosome 15, mBalAcu1.1, whole genome shotgun sequence encodes the following:
- the LYRM1 gene encoding LYR motif-containing protein 1 isoform X2 — encoded protein: MTTATRQEVLGLYRRIFRLARKWQAASGQMEDTIKEKQYILNEARTLFQKNRNLTDTDLIKQCIDECTARIEIGLHYQIPYPRPIHLPPMGLTPLRGRGLRSQEKLRKFSKPVYLKSHDEVS
- the LYRM1 gene encoding LYR motif-containing protein 1 isoform X1, whose translation is MTTATRQEVLGLYRRIFRLARKWQAASGQMEDTIKEKQYILNEARTLFQKNRNLTDTDLIKQCIDECTARIEIGLHYQIPYPRPVSVTPDSSTSYGPYPTTRPGTSKPGEIEEIFQTSISQVSR